A DNA window from Megalobrama amblycephala isolate DHTTF-2021 linkage group LG11, ASM1881202v1, whole genome shotgun sequence contains the following coding sequences:
- the si:ch211-140l13.3 gene encoding centromere protein J isoform X5: MSAEIPQNRTVVETSLSQKTNIFQSVSSVVQHHEESQSNCQLPPMSESDPSFPSKSVSQEAFEEQRVSEMGRSACQPAQHMSERSPQENPGQNELLLQRQVKQLQRVLQEQNALLSLISPGMILSPTFLAQGQAQTPQSSSEADSLNPTENLDAFKESSTKPSYSGQIENESEALATNNSNAELRCLSPIKEESSEPAQEDCPLSPFGLRQGLPPNPEERPIRPGLREEQKTFEEFVEEHLKTDHAVLQYENQVSTQITGAEKRNFLRKGEGTSRISKGKDSSQSVKRRCSISPQTMNIKPSQQSVRPTEEMPNRSSPALKGVGDLSDQRSGLEDSLKRTVDLQEDNYSSNSKGKVKALTANIANNAASLKSKHSEGVMRNYGKTNGSKPSGSAKAQSRSVGFKKINDHIVKVNEKNRLTKHYHQSGHTSKEVNLTDEVMESLALSESNESTSSEDGPNSQPHSPFPHYLSRHTDHKDQSLDLSDGDYASDAPSETRFNEENRTSTPMSSSSSFSSDSELKSLEGSMANRSKKTEERGANSDFRPPSAPEPLTKTFPKVKVTPEDVTHGMEQEKPHTSIRSKMEEHDFNGEDGCRPLLRLKKELHEPQDLREQISSLKQQLMESESHWSQAHSLLQSRVDALTRENQELHNRLSTNKRSHQSAGSSAPQAGSYSAVRANGRSVTKANRITECTASSLRKNSALSTDSPQNNGIISRGGKGSLFYHHTDCNDAQMASQARKNKVHEETHYPDGRVERLFLNGCRVITFRNGTKKEIGVDKSVTVTFFNGDVKRTLADGTVIYYYCDAQTTHSTYPSGLEVVQFPNNQRETHHPDGTREISFPDGTVKILHSDGREESVFPDGTIVKISQHGEKMVEFTNGQREIHTSQYKRRMYPDGTVKTVYTNGRQETKFSSGRVRIKSNECIIMDKK, translated from the exons ATGTCTGCAGAAATACCCCAAAACCGAACTGTGGTAGAAACCAGTTTGAGtcaaaagacaaacatcttTCAATCTGTCAGCTCTGTTGTCCAGCATCATGAAGAAAGCCAGTCGAACTGCCAATTACCTCCAATGAGTGAATCTGACCCCAGTTTTCCATCTAAGTCGGTGAGTCAGGAGGCTTTTGAGGAACAGCGGGTATCTGAAATGGGCAGATCTGCCTGCCAACCTGCCCAACATATGTCTGAAAGATCCCCTCAAGAG AATCCAGGCCAAAATGAGCTTCTCCTTCAGCGTCAGGTGAAGCAGTTGCAGAGGGTTTTACAGGAACAGAACGCACTGCTCTCTCTGATCAGTCCAG GAATGATTTTATCTCCCACATTCTTAGCTCAAGGGCAAGCCCAGACACCTCAAAGCTCTTCAGAAGCTGATTCCCTCAACCCTACCGAGAATTTAGATGCCTTCAAGGAAAGCTCAACCAAACCCTCATATTCTGGCCAGATTGAGAATGAGTCAGAGGCTCTGGCAACTAATAACAGCAATG CAGAGCTCAGATGCTTGTCTCCTATTAAAGAAGAGTCTTCAGAACCTGCACAAGAAGACTGTCCTCTTAGCCCTTTCGGATTGAGGCAAGGTCTCCCACCAAACCCAGAGGAAAG GCCTATTCGACCAGGACTGAGAGAAGAGCAAAAAACATTTGAAGAGTTTGTTGAAGAACATCTGAAAACAGACCATGCTGTTCTCCAATATGAGAATCAG GTTAGTACACAAATCACAGGAGCAGAGAAGAGGAATTTCCTTCGTAAAGGAGAAGGAACATCTAGAATTTCGAAGGGTAAGGACTCCTCACAAAGTGTGAAGAGGAGATGCTCTATTAGTCCACAAACAATGAACATAAAGCCTAGTCAGCAGTCGGTACGACCCACTGAAGAGATGCCAAATAGGAGCAGTCCTGCACTGAAGGGTGTAGGAGACCTCAGTGACCAAAGATCTGGCCTGGAAGACTCTTTAAAGAGGACCGTTGATCTACAAGAAGATAATTATTCATCAAACAGCAAAGGGAAAGTCAAAGCTTTGACTGCTAATATTGCTAACAATGCAGCCTCACTTAaaagtaagcacagtgaaggagTCATGAGGAATTATGGTAAAACCAATGGAAGTAAGCCAAGTGGATCTGCTAAGGCACAAAGTAGGAGCGTtggctttaaaaaaattaatgaccACATAGTCAAAGTCAATGAGAAAAATCGTCTTACCAAACACTACCATCAAAGTGGACATACATCTAAAGAAGTCAATTTAACCGACGAGGTGATGGAGTCACTGGCTCTTAGTGAATCTAACGAAAGCACTAGCAGTGAAGACGGACCCAACTCTCAGCCTCACAGTCCGTTTCCTCATTATCTTTCAAGGCACACGGATCACAAAGATCAGAGTCTGGATCTGTCGGATGGCGACTACGCTAGTGATGCTCCGAGTGAGACTCGATTCAATGAAGAAAATCGCACTTCAACTCCTATGTCTAGTTCTTCGAGCTTCAGCAGTGATTCTGAACTCAAGAGCTTAGAGGGGTCTATGGCTAACCGCTCCAAGAAAACAGAAGAAAGAGGGGCCAACAGTGATTTTAGACCACCTTCTGCTCCTGAACCTCTCACAAAGACATTTCCAAAAGTCAAGGTTACTCCAGAAGACGTCACGCATGGCATGGAGCAAGAGAAACCACATACTTCAATCAG GTCGAAGATGGAAGAGCATGATTTTAATGGTGAGGATGGCTGTAGACCTTTGCTCAGGCTTAAGAAAGAACTTCATGAACCTCAG GATCTGAGAGAGCAGATCTCATCTCTGAAGCAGCAGCTGATGGAGAGCGAGTCTCACTGGTCACAGGCCCACAGTCTCCTCCAGAGCCGTGTGGATGCCCTCACCCGAGAGAACCAGGAGCTTCACAACAGGCTCAGTACAAACAAGAGATCGCACCAGAGCGCTGGTTCCTCTGCTCCTCAGGCCGGATCATACAGCGCAGTGAGA GCAAATGGACGCTCTGTTACCAAAGCTAATAGAATAACTGAATGCACAGCCAGCTCTTTGA GAAAGAATTCTGCACTTTCCACTGACAGTCCACAGAACAATGGCATCATTTCACGAGGCGGAAAG GGAAGTTTGTTTTATCATCATACTGACTGCAATGATGCACAAATGGCATCCCAGGCCAGAAAAAACAAAGTACATGAGGAAACTCACTATCCAGATGGACGG GTTGAACGTctttttttgaatggatgtcgtGTGATCACATTTCGCAATGGAACGAAGAAAGAGATTGGTGTTGACAAGTCGGTCACTGTTACTTTCTTCAATGGAGATGTTAAACGCACACTGGCTGATGGGACTGTG ATATACTACTATTGTGATGCTCAAACAACACACTCAACCTATCCATCTGGTTTGGAGGTTGTACAGTTTCCAAACAACCAAAgag AAACACACCATCCTGACGGCACAAGGGAAATATCCTTCCCTGATGGCACCGTCAAGATTCTCCACTCCGATGGTCGAGAGGAAAGCGTTTTTCCAGATGGAACTATTGTCAAGATATCACA ACATGGTGAAAAGATGGTGGAGTTTACTAACGGGCAGAGAGAGATCCATACTTCACAGTACAAGCGGAGGATGTACCCGGATGGAACCGTTAAAACTGTCTATACGAATGGGAGGCAAGAGACAAAGTTCTCATCTGGGAGGGTTCGCATTAAGAGCAATGAATGCATCATTATGGACAAAAAGTGA
- the si:ch211-140l13.3 gene encoding uncharacterized protein si:ch211-140l13.3 isoform X7, whose translation MSAEIPQNRTVVETSLSQKTNIFQSVSSVVQHHEESQSNCQLPPMSESDPSFPSKSVSQEAFEEQRVSEMGRSACQPAQHMSERSPQENPGQNELLLQRQVKQLQRVLQEQNALLSLISPGMILSPTFLAQGQAQTPQSSSEADSLNPTENLDAFKESSTKPSYSGQIENESEALATNNSNAELRCLSPIKEESSEPAQEDCPLSPFGLRQGLPPNPEERPIRPGLREEQKTFEEFVEEHLKTDHAVLQYENQVSTQITGAEKRNFLRKGEGTSRISKGKDSSQSVKRRCSISPQTMNIKPSQQSVRPTEEMPNRSSPALKGVGDLSDQRSGLEDSLKRTVDLQEDNYSSNSKGKVKALTANIANNAASLKSKHSEGVMRNYGKTNGSKPSGSAKAQSRSVGFKKINDHIVKVNEKNRLTKHYHQSGHTSKEVNLTDEVMESLALSESNESTSSEDGPNSQPHSPFPHYLSRHTDHKDQSLDLSDGDYASDAPSETRFNEENRTSTPMSSSSSFSSDSELKSLEGSMANRSKKTEERGANSDFRPPSAPEPLTKTFPKVKVTPEDVTHGMEQEKPHTSIRSKMEEHDFNGEDGCRPLLRLKKELHEPQDLREQISSLKQQLMESESHWSQAHSLLQSRVDALTRENQELHNRLSTNKRSHQSAGSSAPQAGSYSAVRFEKSREEPQKTPHVRSATPAFNKPTIHKTQQIDANGRSVTKANRITECTASSLRKNSALSTDSPQNNGIISRGGKGSLFYHHTDCNDAQMASQARKNKVHEETHYPDGRIYYYCDAQTTHSTYPSGLEVVQFPNNQRETHHPDGTREISFPDGTVKILHSDGREESVFPDGTIVKISQHGEKMVEFTNGQREIHTSQYKRRMYPDGTVKTVYTNGRQETKFSSGRVRIKSNECIIMDKK comes from the exons ATGTCTGCAGAAATACCCCAAAACCGAACTGTGGTAGAAACCAGTTTGAGtcaaaagacaaacatcttTCAATCTGTCAGCTCTGTTGTCCAGCATCATGAAGAAAGCCAGTCGAACTGCCAATTACCTCCAATGAGTGAATCTGACCCCAGTTTTCCATCTAAGTCGGTGAGTCAGGAGGCTTTTGAGGAACAGCGGGTATCTGAAATGGGCAGATCTGCCTGCCAACCTGCCCAACATATGTCTGAAAGATCCCCTCAAGAG AATCCAGGCCAAAATGAGCTTCTCCTTCAGCGTCAGGTGAAGCAGTTGCAGAGGGTTTTACAGGAACAGAACGCACTGCTCTCTCTGATCAGTCCAG GAATGATTTTATCTCCCACATTCTTAGCTCAAGGGCAAGCCCAGACACCTCAAAGCTCTTCAGAAGCTGATTCCCTCAACCCTACCGAGAATTTAGATGCCTTCAAGGAAAGCTCAACCAAACCCTCATATTCTGGCCAGATTGAGAATGAGTCAGAGGCTCTGGCAACTAATAACAGCAATG CAGAGCTCAGATGCTTGTCTCCTATTAAAGAAGAGTCTTCAGAACCTGCACAAGAAGACTGTCCTCTTAGCCCTTTCGGATTGAGGCAAGGTCTCCCACCAAACCCAGAGGAAAG GCCTATTCGACCAGGACTGAGAGAAGAGCAAAAAACATTTGAAGAGTTTGTTGAAGAACATCTGAAAACAGACCATGCTGTTCTCCAATATGAGAATCAG GTTAGTACACAAATCACAGGAGCAGAGAAGAGGAATTTCCTTCGTAAAGGAGAAGGAACATCTAGAATTTCGAAGGGTAAGGACTCCTCACAAAGTGTGAAGAGGAGATGCTCTATTAGTCCACAAACAATGAACATAAAGCCTAGTCAGCAGTCGGTACGACCCACTGAAGAGATGCCAAATAGGAGCAGTCCTGCACTGAAGGGTGTAGGAGACCTCAGTGACCAAAGATCTGGCCTGGAAGACTCTTTAAAGAGGACCGTTGATCTACAAGAAGATAATTATTCATCAAACAGCAAAGGGAAAGTCAAAGCTTTGACTGCTAATATTGCTAACAATGCAGCCTCACTTAaaagtaagcacagtgaaggagTCATGAGGAATTATGGTAAAACCAATGGAAGTAAGCCAAGTGGATCTGCTAAGGCACAAAGTAGGAGCGTtggctttaaaaaaattaatgaccACATAGTCAAAGTCAATGAGAAAAATCGTCTTACCAAACACTACCATCAAAGTGGACATACATCTAAAGAAGTCAATTTAACCGACGAGGTGATGGAGTCACTGGCTCTTAGTGAATCTAACGAAAGCACTAGCAGTGAAGACGGACCCAACTCTCAGCCTCACAGTCCGTTTCCTCATTATCTTTCAAGGCACACGGATCACAAAGATCAGAGTCTGGATCTGTCGGATGGCGACTACGCTAGTGATGCTCCGAGTGAGACTCGATTCAATGAAGAAAATCGCACTTCAACTCCTATGTCTAGTTCTTCGAGCTTCAGCAGTGATTCTGAACTCAAGAGCTTAGAGGGGTCTATGGCTAACCGCTCCAAGAAAACAGAAGAAAGAGGGGCCAACAGTGATTTTAGACCACCTTCTGCTCCTGAACCTCTCACAAAGACATTTCCAAAAGTCAAGGTTACTCCAGAAGACGTCACGCATGGCATGGAGCAAGAGAAACCACATACTTCAATCAG GTCGAAGATGGAAGAGCATGATTTTAATGGTGAGGATGGCTGTAGACCTTTGCTCAGGCTTAAGAAAGAACTTCATGAACCTCAG GATCTGAGAGAGCAGATCTCATCTCTGAAGCAGCAGCTGATGGAGAGCGAGTCTCACTGGTCACAGGCCCACAGTCTCCTCCAGAGCCGTGTGGATGCCCTCACCCGAGAGAACCAGGAGCTTCACAACAGGCTCAGTACAAACAAGAGATCGCACCAGAGCGCTGGTTCCTCTGCTCCTCAGGCCGGATCATACAGCGCAGTGAGA TTTGAGAAAAGCAGAGAGGAACCACAGAAGACCCCTCATGTTAGGAGCGCAACTCCAGCCTTTAACAAACCCACCATCCATAAGACACAACAGATCGAT GCAAATGGACGCTCTGTTACCAAAGCTAATAGAATAACTGAATGCACAGCCAGCTCTTTGA GAAAGAATTCTGCACTTTCCACTGACAGTCCACAGAACAATGGCATCATTTCACGAGGCGGAAAG GGAAGTTTGTTTTATCATCATACTGACTGCAATGATGCACAAATGGCATCCCAGGCCAGAAAAAACAAAGTACATGAGGAAACTCACTATCCAGATGGACGG ATATACTACTATTGTGATGCTCAAACAACACACTCAACCTATCCATCTGGTTTGGAGGTTGTACAGTTTCCAAACAACCAAAgag AAACACACCATCCTGACGGCACAAGGGAAATATCCTTCCCTGATGGCACCGTCAAGATTCTCCACTCCGATGGTCGAGAGGAAAGCGTTTTTCCAGATGGAACTATTGTCAAGATATCACA ACATGGTGAAAAGATGGTGGAGTTTACTAACGGGCAGAGAGAGATCCATACTTCACAGTACAAGCGGAGGATGTACCCGGATGGAACCGTTAAAACTGTCTATACGAATGGGAGGCAAGAGACAAAGTTCTCATCTGGGAGGGTTCGCATTAAGAGCAATGAATGCATCATTATGGACAAAAAGTGA
- the si:ch211-140l13.3 gene encoding centromere protein J isoform X4, producing the protein MSAEIPQNRTVVETSLSQKTNIFQSVSSVVQHHEESQSNCQLPPMSESDPSFPSKSVSQEAFEEQRVSEMGRSACQPAQHMSERSPQENPGQNELLLQRQVKQLQRVLQEQNALLSLISPGMILSPTFLAQGQAQTPQSSSEADSLNPTENLDAFKESSTKPSYSGQIENESEALATNNSNEESSEPAQEDCPLSPFGLRQGLPPNPEERPIRPGLREEQKTFEEFVEEHLKTDHAVLQYENQVSTQITGAEKRNFLRKGEGTSRISKGKDSSQSVKRRCSISPQTMNIKPSQQSVRPTEEMPNRSSPALKGVGDLSDQRSGLEDSLKRTVDLQEDNYSSNSKGKVKALTANIANNAASLKSKHSEGVMRNYGKTNGSKPSGSAKAQSRSVGFKKINDHIVKVNEKNRLTKHYHQSGHTSKEVNLTDEVMESLALSESNESTSSEDGPNSQPHSPFPHYLSRHTDHKDQSLDLSDGDYASDAPSETRFNEENRTSTPMSSSSSFSSDSELKSLEGSMANRSKKTEERGANSDFRPPSAPEPLTKTFPKVKVTPEDVTHGMEQEKPHTSIRSKMEEHDFNGEDGCRPLLRLKKELHEPQDLREQISSLKQQLMESESHWSQAHSLLQSRVDALTRENQELHNRLSTNKRSHQSAGSSAPQAGSYSAVRFEKSREEPQKTPHVRSATPAFNKPTIHKTQQIDANGRSVTKANRITECTASSLRKNSALSTDSPQNNGIISRGGKGSLFYHHTDCNDAQMASQARKNKVHEETHYPDGRVERLFLNGCRVITFRNGTKKEIGVDKSVTVTFFNGDVKRTLADGTVIYYYCDAQTTHSTYPSGLEVVQFPNNQRETHHPDGTREISFPDGTVKILHSDGREESVFPDGTIVKISQHGEKMVEFTNGQREIHTSQYKRRMYPDGTVKTVYTNGRQETKFSSGRVRIKSNECIIMDKK; encoded by the exons ATGTCTGCAGAAATACCCCAAAACCGAACTGTGGTAGAAACCAGTTTGAGtcaaaagacaaacatcttTCAATCTGTCAGCTCTGTTGTCCAGCATCATGAAGAAAGCCAGTCGAACTGCCAATTACCTCCAATGAGTGAATCTGACCCCAGTTTTCCATCTAAGTCGGTGAGTCAGGAGGCTTTTGAGGAACAGCGGGTATCTGAAATGGGCAGATCTGCCTGCCAACCTGCCCAACATATGTCTGAAAGATCCCCTCAAGAG AATCCAGGCCAAAATGAGCTTCTCCTTCAGCGTCAGGTGAAGCAGTTGCAGAGGGTTTTACAGGAACAGAACGCACTGCTCTCTCTGATCAGTCCAG GAATGATTTTATCTCCCACATTCTTAGCTCAAGGGCAAGCCCAGACACCTCAAAGCTCTTCAGAAGCTGATTCCCTCAACCCTACCGAGAATTTAGATGCCTTCAAGGAAAGCTCAACCAAACCCTCATATTCTGGCCAGATTGAGAATGAGTCAGAGGCTCTGGCAACTAATAACAGCAATG AAGAGTCTTCAGAACCTGCACAAGAAGACTGTCCTCTTAGCCCTTTCGGATTGAGGCAAGGTCTCCCACCAAACCCAGAGGAAAG GCCTATTCGACCAGGACTGAGAGAAGAGCAAAAAACATTTGAAGAGTTTGTTGAAGAACATCTGAAAACAGACCATGCTGTTCTCCAATATGAGAATCAG GTTAGTACACAAATCACAGGAGCAGAGAAGAGGAATTTCCTTCGTAAAGGAGAAGGAACATCTAGAATTTCGAAGGGTAAGGACTCCTCACAAAGTGTGAAGAGGAGATGCTCTATTAGTCCACAAACAATGAACATAAAGCCTAGTCAGCAGTCGGTACGACCCACTGAAGAGATGCCAAATAGGAGCAGTCCTGCACTGAAGGGTGTAGGAGACCTCAGTGACCAAAGATCTGGCCTGGAAGACTCTTTAAAGAGGACCGTTGATCTACAAGAAGATAATTATTCATCAAACAGCAAAGGGAAAGTCAAAGCTTTGACTGCTAATATTGCTAACAATGCAGCCTCACTTAaaagtaagcacagtgaaggagTCATGAGGAATTATGGTAAAACCAATGGAAGTAAGCCAAGTGGATCTGCTAAGGCACAAAGTAGGAGCGTtggctttaaaaaaattaatgaccACATAGTCAAAGTCAATGAGAAAAATCGTCTTACCAAACACTACCATCAAAGTGGACATACATCTAAAGAAGTCAATTTAACCGACGAGGTGATGGAGTCACTGGCTCTTAGTGAATCTAACGAAAGCACTAGCAGTGAAGACGGACCCAACTCTCAGCCTCACAGTCCGTTTCCTCATTATCTTTCAAGGCACACGGATCACAAAGATCAGAGTCTGGATCTGTCGGATGGCGACTACGCTAGTGATGCTCCGAGTGAGACTCGATTCAATGAAGAAAATCGCACTTCAACTCCTATGTCTAGTTCTTCGAGCTTCAGCAGTGATTCTGAACTCAAGAGCTTAGAGGGGTCTATGGCTAACCGCTCCAAGAAAACAGAAGAAAGAGGGGCCAACAGTGATTTTAGACCACCTTCTGCTCCTGAACCTCTCACAAAGACATTTCCAAAAGTCAAGGTTACTCCAGAAGACGTCACGCATGGCATGGAGCAAGAGAAACCACATACTTCAATCAG GTCGAAGATGGAAGAGCATGATTTTAATGGTGAGGATGGCTGTAGACCTTTGCTCAGGCTTAAGAAAGAACTTCATGAACCTCAG GATCTGAGAGAGCAGATCTCATCTCTGAAGCAGCAGCTGATGGAGAGCGAGTCTCACTGGTCACAGGCCCACAGTCTCCTCCAGAGCCGTGTGGATGCCCTCACCCGAGAGAACCAGGAGCTTCACAACAGGCTCAGTACAAACAAGAGATCGCACCAGAGCGCTGGTTCCTCTGCTCCTCAGGCCGGATCATACAGCGCAGTGAGA TTTGAGAAAAGCAGAGAGGAACCACAGAAGACCCCTCATGTTAGGAGCGCAACTCCAGCCTTTAACAAACCCACCATCCATAAGACACAACAGATCGAT GCAAATGGACGCTCTGTTACCAAAGCTAATAGAATAACTGAATGCACAGCCAGCTCTTTGA GAAAGAATTCTGCACTTTCCACTGACAGTCCACAGAACAATGGCATCATTTCACGAGGCGGAAAG GGAAGTTTGTTTTATCATCATACTGACTGCAATGATGCACAAATGGCATCCCAGGCCAGAAAAAACAAAGTACATGAGGAAACTCACTATCCAGATGGACGG GTTGAACGTctttttttgaatggatgtcgtGTGATCACATTTCGCAATGGAACGAAGAAAGAGATTGGTGTTGACAAGTCGGTCACTGTTACTTTCTTCAATGGAGATGTTAAACGCACACTGGCTGATGGGACTGTG ATATACTACTATTGTGATGCTCAAACAACACACTCAACCTATCCATCTGGTTTGGAGGTTGTACAGTTTCCAAACAACCAAAgag AAACACACCATCCTGACGGCACAAGGGAAATATCCTTCCCTGATGGCACCGTCAAGATTCTCCACTCCGATGGTCGAGAGGAAAGCGTTTTTCCAGATGGAACTATTGTCAAGATATCACA ACATGGTGAAAAGATGGTGGAGTTTACTAACGGGCAGAGAGAGATCCATACTTCACAGTACAAGCGGAGGATGTACCCGGATGGAACCGTTAAAACTGTCTATACGAATGGGAGGCAAGAGACAAAGTTCTCATCTGGGAGGGTTCGCATTAAGAGCAATGAATGCATCATTATGGACAAAAAGTGA